From a single Adhaeribacter swui genomic region:
- a CDS encoding choice-of-anchor tandem repeat GloVer-containing protein: MKYLLASLIRENTFGGSFLPHWLINNRFNTFFTPRLVPIRVVAVLLLLFTAMQAQAQEVLLGLTSDYGPQGGGTAFSIKTNGNDFAVHKTFTKLGSNPGGELIQGKDGNFYGMTARGGASDFGTIFRMTPAGTITIMHHFAGFDGNAPGSNNLIQAADGNFYGMTSSGGMNNNGAEPGIAFRITPGGEYKVIYNFTRNEGYRPYGDLLQGPDGNFYGMTYYGGTFDKGTVFKLTPSGTYTVLHHFNGTSRGGWPTGNLVLGNDGNYYGVTTSAGANQLGTIFKITTAGTFTLLHTFELATGGTPVGSLVKGKDGNFYGVTTAGGDNYSGTIFRITANGDYKVLHHYGFDAIGNTPKRSLILGKDGNLYGTTMNGGDWFNGTIYKVTPSGIVSALHAFSPSEDGGRASGLMQAADGYLYGMNEIGGPQGDGVIYRILPNGTNFKKLVDLPGSFGGVAPRGGLVQGPDGFFYGMTEWGGEYNHGTIFRLCSDGSYKILRSLDDVNDGGYPRGDLLLGKDGNLYGLTSHGGVNGSGTYFRITPQGNFTVLYSFQNDDTGYSPWGTLLDGNDGYYYGMTNAGGELLSGVIFRVTPTGDYTVLHSFDNYEDGSSPQGNLIKGKDGNFYGLTNVGGDYNTGTFFKMAPDGTVTKLHSFYQFEDGDKPSGSLVQGKDGNFYGMAARGGKNGHGTIFRFTPTGKITVLKFMTDEISDGANPHGSLVMDKEGNFYGLTWGGGHNFSGVIFKITPKGNYTVLHHLDGPKEGRSAFGSLIFQKANPTAYAQRVTTAVNTAKVITLKGTGGSPLVYEIISQPKNGTLSGSGAKRTYTPKSDFSGTDSFTYRVNWGCQSSTVATITIQVGTPVATAIRINAGGNALTTTQGNFSADAYFTGATTVSTTAATIANTADPGLYQDNRRASANNGSFQYAIPVTNGQYTVKLHFAETFHTTAGKRQFNVTAEGSSWLNNYDIYVAAGGARQAIVATRNVTVSDGTLDLNFISKVDKACVSAIEVLPASGTEQIEAATPTKEETGLVTRLYPNPVTDQFTVELKVPAEQVSFSIIDASGITVKTHISTRAQADKLEFLVDQLQPGLYTLLVHANNNQQVLRFLKN; encoded by the coding sequence ATGAAATACCTTTTAGCTTCCCTTATCCGGGAAAATACTTTCGGAGGAAGCTTCTTGCCACATTGGTTGATTAATAACCGATTTAATACCTTTTTCACGCCCCGATTAGTACCAATCCGAGTAGTTGCAGTATTGCTTTTATTATTTACCGCTATGCAAGCCCAGGCTCAAGAAGTTTTGTTAGGACTCACGTCGGATTATGGTCCGCAAGGTGGCGGCACGGCCTTTTCTATTAAAACCAATGGGAATGATTTTGCTGTTCATAAAACTTTTACCAAACTAGGTTCAAACCCGGGCGGCGAGCTGATTCAGGGCAAAGATGGTAACTTTTACGGGATGACTGCCCGGGGAGGTGCCAGTGATTTCGGAACCATTTTTAGAATGACGCCGGCTGGTACAATTACTATTATGCATCATTTTGCCGGTTTCGATGGCAATGCGCCGGGTAGTAATAATCTTATACAAGCTGCCGACGGTAACTTTTACGGTATGACCTCTTCTGGCGGTATGAATAATAATGGAGCGGAACCTGGCATTGCTTTTAGAATAACTCCTGGCGGGGAGTATAAGGTAATTTACAACTTTACGCGTAATGAAGGTTACCGTCCTTACGGCGATTTACTGCAAGGCCCGGATGGCAACTTTTACGGCATGACGTATTATGGCGGTACTTTTGATAAAGGTACGGTTTTTAAATTAACGCCATCAGGCACCTATACCGTATTGCATCATTTTAATGGTACGTCCCGGGGTGGCTGGCCTACCGGCAATTTAGTGCTAGGAAACGATGGCAATTATTACGGCGTTACTACCAGTGCTGGCGCCAACCAGTTAGGTACTATTTTTAAAATAACCACCGCTGGCACTTTTACTTTGTTACATACTTTTGAATTAGCTACTGGTGGTACTCCGGTGGGTAGCTTGGTAAAGGGTAAAGACGGGAACTTCTATGGCGTAACTACCGCGGGCGGCGATAATTATAGCGGTACTATTTTCCGAATAACGGCCAATGGCGATTACAAAGTACTGCACCATTACGGCTTCGATGCCATAGGAAATACTCCAAAAAGAAGTTTGATTTTGGGAAAAGATGGAAACCTGTACGGTACCACCATGAACGGCGGAGACTGGTTTAATGGAACCATTTACAAAGTAACGCCGAGTGGTATTGTAAGTGCTTTACATGCCTTTTCACCTTCGGAGGATGGTGGCCGGGCAAGCGGTCTAATGCAAGCTGCTGATGGTTATTTATACGGTATGAACGAAATTGGCGGGCCTCAAGGTGATGGTGTTATCTATCGTATTTTACCCAATGGTACCAATTTTAAAAAATTAGTAGATCTGCCCGGTTCTTTTGGCGGAGTAGCTCCCCGGGGTGGGTTGGTACAAGGCCCCGATGGCTTTTTCTACGGCATGACCGAATGGGGCGGTGAGTATAATCACGGTACTATTTTTAGGTTGTGCTCCGATGGCTCTTATAAAATCTTACGGTCACTGGATGATGTAAACGATGGAGGATATCCCCGGGGTGACTTGCTGCTGGGGAAAGACGGCAATCTTTACGGTTTAACCAGCCATGGTGGAGTTAATGGCAGTGGTACGTATTTCCGGATAACACCCCAAGGTAATTTTACGGTCTTGTATTCCTTCCAAAACGACGATACCGGCTACTCGCCCTGGGGAACTTTACTGGATGGCAACGATGGTTATTATTATGGCATGACCAATGCCGGAGGCGAGTTATTATCCGGCGTTATCTTTCGGGTTACCCCCACTGGTGATTATACCGTATTACACAGCTTTGATAATTATGAGGATGGTTCTTCGCCCCAAGGTAATTTAATTAAAGGTAAAGACGGTAATTTTTACGGCCTTACCAACGTAGGCGGCGATTACAATACCGGTACTTTTTTTAAAATGGCACCCGATGGCACCGTTACCAAACTGCATTCTTTCTACCAGTTCGAAGATGGCGATAAACCATCTGGTAGTCTGGTGCAAGGCAAAGACGGTAATTTTTACGGGATGGCTGCCCGGGGAGGTAAGAATGGGCATGGTACTATTTTCCGTTTTACACCAACCGGAAAAATAACCGTTCTGAAGTTTATGACGGATGAAATCTCGGATGGTGCTAACCCCCATGGTAGTCTGGTAATGGATAAGGAAGGCAATTTTTATGGTTTAACCTGGGGTGGTGGGCATAACTTTAGCGGTGTTATTTTTAAAATTACGCCCAAAGGGAATTATACCGTTCTGCACCATTTAGATGGACCCAAAGAAGGCAGAAGCGCTTTCGGTAGTTTAATTTTCCAGAAGGCTAATCCAACGGCATACGCGCAGCGTGTTACCACAGCCGTGAACACGGCTAAAGTTATTACCCTAAAAGGAACTGGTGGTAGTCCGCTGGTCTACGAAATTATATCCCAACCAAAGAATGGTACCCTAAGTGGTTCCGGCGCCAAACGTACCTACACGCCTAAATCTGATTTTAGTGGTACAGATAGCTTTACTTACCGGGTAAACTGGGGCTGCCAAAGTTCTACGGTTGCAACCATTACCATTCAGGTAGGTACCCCGGTTGCCACTGCTATCCGGATTAATGCCGGTGGAAATGCTTTAACTACCACGCAAGGTAACTTTAGCGCCGATGCTTATTTTACCGGGGCAACTACTGTTTCTACTACGGCTGCTACCATTGCCAATACCGCTGATCCTGGCCTATACCAGGATAACCGTCGGGCGAGTGCAAACAACGGCAGCTTCCAGTATGCTATTCCGGTAACCAACGGGCAGTACACCGTAAAGCTGCATTTTGCCGAAACTTTCCATACTACTGCCGGAAAACGCCAATTTAACGTTACCGCTGAAGGGAGTAGTTGGCTCAACAATTATGATATCTACGTCGCTGCCGGAGGTGCCCGCCAAGCCATAGTAGCTACCCGCAATGTAACGGTAAGCGATGGAACCCTAGATTTAAACTTCATTTCCAAGGTAGATAAAGCTTGTGTATCCGCGATTGAAGTATTACCCGCTTCCGGAACCGAACAAATTGAAGCAGCTACGCCAACAAAAGAAGAGACAGGTTTGGTAACTCGCTTATATCCTAATCCGGTTACTGACCAATTTACCGTAGAACTAAAAGTACCCGCCGAGCAAGTTAGTTTCTCGATTATAGATGCTTCAGGGATAACCGTAAAAACTCATATTTCAACCCGGGCCCAAGCTGATAAACTGGAGTTCCTGGTGGACCAACTGCAACCAGGCTTGTATACTTTGCTGGTACATGCCAATAACAATCAGCAGGTTTTGCGTTTTTTAAAAAATTAG